Proteins encoded together in one Mycobacterium sp. MS1601 window:
- a CDS encoding FAD-dependent oxidoreductase, producing MILSGKVAVVSTDDDGDQQVIRVHGPGRFLGELGDLEGQAAFYTAEVVEPGEVLVIPNERVRTLVAHDPILSDLILRAYLLRRSLLIQDGSGFRVIGSCFDPDTVRLCEFAARNRLPHKWLDLERDKHAERLLQRFGISPQDAPVVIWAGEVLRNPTTTELARRVGLPVADTAPHECDVVVVGAGPAGLGAAVYGSSDGLITAAVERIATGGQAGTSSRIENYLGFPGGISGGDLAERAVLQAGKFGARIMVAAEVVGLESGSRQHVLHFADQSSVVTRAVVLATGARYRRLAVPGIESFEGKCVYYAATYHEALMCGTGPVVIVGGGNSAGQAAVFLAERVSRVYVMIRGDDLNENMSRYLVDRIRRHPRVTVCLHTEVREVHGDHLLNAVVAEDTRTGEQQSIQARALFVFIGAVPNTSWLTGAIKLDDHGFVATGSAARYSDTDSNRRESQRQPMMLETSRPGVFAAGDVRSGSVKRVASAVGEGAMAIRQIHEYFGV from the coding sequence GTGATCCTGTCGGGCAAGGTCGCCGTCGTTTCGACCGACGACGACGGTGATCAACAGGTGATCCGGGTGCATGGCCCGGGGCGGTTTCTCGGAGAGTTGGGTGATCTCGAAGGTCAGGCCGCGTTCTACACCGCAGAAGTGGTGGAACCCGGTGAAGTGCTGGTGATACCGAATGAGCGGGTTCGGACCCTAGTCGCCCACGATCCGATACTCAGTGACCTCATTCTGCGTGCATACCTGTTGCGACGTTCGCTGCTCATCCAGGATGGATCAGGATTCCGGGTCATCGGCTCGTGTTTTGACCCCGATACCGTGCGGTTGTGCGAATTCGCTGCGCGAAACCGGCTGCCGCACAAATGGCTTGATCTCGAACGTGACAAGCACGCCGAGCGGCTGCTGCAGCGATTCGGCATATCACCGCAGGACGCACCGGTGGTGATCTGGGCCGGCGAGGTGCTGCGCAACCCGACCACAACCGAGCTGGCTCGCCGAGTGGGCCTGCCGGTGGCCGATACCGCGCCCCACGAATGCGACGTCGTTGTGGTGGGCGCCGGTCCAGCCGGACTGGGTGCGGCCGTGTACGGCTCGTCGGACGGTCTCATCACGGCGGCCGTGGAGCGAATCGCAACAGGTGGGCAGGCCGGCACATCGTCGAGAATCGAGAACTATCTAGGATTTCCGGGCGGGATCTCGGGTGGCGACTTGGCCGAGCGGGCGGTGCTGCAAGCCGGCAAGTTCGGCGCACGGATCATGGTTGCTGCTGAGGTGGTCGGCCTGGAATCAGGCAGCCGTCAGCATGTGCTGCATTTCGCTGATCAGTCGTCGGTGGTCACGCGTGCCGTGGTGCTTGCCACCGGAGCGCGGTACCGCAGGCTCGCCGTGCCTGGAATCGAATCGTTCGAGGGCAAGTGCGTCTACTACGCCGCCACCTATCACGAGGCGTTGATGTGCGGTACGGGGCCCGTCGTCATTGTCGGCGGGGGCAACTCCGCCGGCCAAGCCGCGGTGTTCCTTGCCGAGCGGGTCTCCCGGGTGTACGTCATGATCCGGGGTGACGACCTGAACGAGAACATGTCCCGATATCTCGTCGACCGGATCCGCCGGCACCCCCGGGTGACGGTGTGCTTGCATACCGAGGTCCGGGAGGTGCACGGGGATCACCTGCTCAACGCGGTGGTTGCCGAGGACACTCGGACAGGTGAGCAGCAGTCGATCCAGGCCCGCGCTCTGTTTGTCTTCATCGGTGCGGTTCCCAACACCTCGTGGCTCACAGGTGCCATCAAGCTCGACGACCACGGTTTCGTGGCGACCGGCTCGGCCGCTCGCTACTCGGACACCGACAGCAATCGCCGGGAGTCCCAACGTCAGCCGATGATGCTGGAGACCAGCCGTCCTGGTGTGTTCGCAGCAGGCGATGTGCGTAGTGGCTCGGTGAAGCGAGTGGCGTCGGCGGTCGGCGAGGGAGCTATGGCAATTCGACAAATCCATGAGTACTTTGGGGTGTAG
- a CDS encoding epoxide hydrolase family protein: MSYLRKTLNVTPDDLEDLRSRLRNTRWARTWPRPPWQAGTDAETLRRLIAYWGDGYDWRGWETHINALPHRFAQIDGVQIHYLRFNAGRDDALPLLLANGWPSTFFELVELAKMLADNGFTVIVPSLPGFTFSDARPSLDQSLPTHELWHRLMHDELGYRHYGVHGGDLGAGIAGWLAQAHPESVVGLHLLDVDRTFTGDEGNLDTESRTFLSDFKIWADEEGAYAHQHRTRPMTLAQGLSDSPSGLLAWILEKYRAWSDDFASFSDDFLLTQASLYWFTNTISTSLREYYERGNGYAPTLHRVTTPTAIAWFPADLGAKPPRSWVERKYNLVRYTSMPRGGHFAAREETSLVGNDITTFFRNVHPTAA; the protein is encoded by the coding sequence GTGTCCTATCTGCGGAAGACTCTCAATGTCACCCCCGATGACCTGGAAGATCTGCGCTCGCGCCTGCGCAACACGAGATGGGCGCGAACTTGGCCTCGTCCCCCCTGGCAGGCGGGCACCGATGCTGAGACGCTGCGCCGCCTGATCGCCTACTGGGGCGACGGATACGACTGGCGGGGCTGGGAAACGCACATCAACGCGCTTCCGCACCGTTTCGCCCAGATCGACGGCGTCCAGATCCACTACCTCCGGTTCAACGCCGGCCGGGACGACGCCCTGCCACTTCTCCTGGCCAACGGATGGCCCAGCACATTCTTTGAGTTGGTCGAGCTGGCGAAAATGCTGGCCGACAACGGATTCACGGTAATCGTGCCATCACTGCCCGGGTTCACCTTCTCCGATGCCCGCCCGAGCCTGGACCAGTCGCTGCCTACACACGAACTCTGGCATCGACTCATGCATGACGAACTCGGATACCGCCACTACGGTGTGCACGGCGGCGACCTCGGTGCCGGCATTGCCGGTTGGCTCGCGCAAGCTCATCCGGAATCGGTTGTCGGACTACATCTTCTGGATGTCGATCGCACCTTCACCGGCGACGAAGGCAACCTGGACACCGAATCGCGAACGTTCCTCAGCGACTTCAAGATCTGGGCCGACGAGGAGGGCGCCTACGCCCACCAGCACCGCACCCGTCCGATGACGCTGGCGCAGGGACTGAGCGACTCCCCATCGGGCCTGCTGGCCTGGATCCTGGAGAAGTACCGGGCCTGGAGCGACGACTTCGCCAGCTTCAGCGATGATTTTCTGCTGACCCAGGCATCGCTGTACTGGTTCACGAACACGATCTCGACGTCGCTGCGCGAATACTATGAGCGTGGAAATGGTTACGCACCAACACTTCACCGGGTCACGACGCCTACCGCGATCGCCTGGTTCCCGGCAGACCTGGGCGCCAAGCCGCCGCGCAGCTGGGTAGAGCGCAAGTATAATCTGGTTCGTTACACCAGCATGCCGCGTGGAGGCCACTTCGCTGCGCGAGAAGAGACCTCGCTTGTCGGCAACGACATCACGACCTTCTTCCGTAACGTCCATCCGACGGCGGCGTGA
- a CDS encoding CGNR zinc finger domain-containing protein produces the protein MVEQFLNTLDERTFSVHGERHVPSDELCSLAGLSAWLRAHHLDDAELAESDLNVAVALRASLRQLLGGGAVELSAFDPYALRLAPDSAGHLRIAADTGVAGLDVIVETVATSVAAGKWHRLKLCASPDCRWAFYDTSRSGGGRWCSMDVCGNRHKTRTYRRSRAQRSQ, from the coding sequence GTGGTCGAGCAGTTCCTCAACACGCTGGACGAGCGGACGTTCAGCGTGCACGGTGAACGCCATGTCCCCAGCGACGAATTGTGTTCGCTTGCAGGATTATCGGCGTGGTTGCGTGCGCATCATCTCGACGATGCGGAGCTGGCCGAGTCCGACCTGAATGTTGCGGTGGCCTTGCGTGCGAGCCTTCGGCAACTGTTGGGGGGCGGGGCGGTCGAGCTCTCCGCCTTCGACCCATATGCCTTACGTCTGGCGCCGGACTCAGCCGGACACCTGCGCATCGCCGCAGACACCGGCGTGGCGGGGCTGGACGTGATCGTGGAGACGGTGGCGACCAGTGTCGCCGCCGGCAAATGGCACCGCCTCAAGCTGTGCGCTTCGCCGGACTGTCGATGGGCGTTCTACGACACGTCCCGCAGTGGTGGGGGTCGGTGGTGCTCGATGGACGTCTGTGGCAACCGACACAAAACCCGCACCTACCGTCGTTCGCGCGCGCAGCGGAGCCAATGA
- a CDS encoding Ig-like domain-containing protein: MLAKSRRLCRCSEQLGVIEQSKGATLAASSPRKSRRIKGRHRKPSSFATNDCSRWLLAGMVGTGLAAAIASGQGVASASTGDSPSSGDSSSSADGAAGPSSGQDNDDAGSSTRDTTPSASEQDDESAQDDESAEDEDDDAIEADEDPDDAPDTDSEDEDSDEEPTDPDEVDDSPTATDETEESPEVESPVESTPPAPQSHPTDTEEIDAPPASSSAPNGAIEPDEPLAPANIDSVVEPEPPTAAAPVALAVTTAVPGSNEHFLAVLQRAINRLGTWPGVPRNFVDITNYVTDHSLDAANDQLDALISAALPGSPARWLPDLLEIVGLFVKPALPNFTFTDTLNTLGDFFNRVVPPFRISDGAGTFGIITQYKIMGAAVVGTATVLQDMLNGIYDPVQWAIHVIKATTGATVTESDLSNFSSLSSKVVAAQAAALLGGDGGAFNEPQRAFNLTLPTWTAAQVNPFTIVTYIAVVAMYKRFQEMAVLTTFTTSTTYDSWHYATPGFGLYAAGTFHAVDPDGNPVTFPAGGSLGATYISQIGGATVTVNTVDGGFTYTPWFQSAAFLHRSTSENPEDRYDTVQIPVLSADGVSYTLTFKIEIVGGSNANPTATHTVGSSDALGVVKGKVTGSDSDGDTLTYSLVDTSVNGASGNSAYTKNGTGNGGIVTINPTTGDFTYVSSATAGATQSFQVRVSDGHGGSVIRTVTVTNTTSITPTNVNTSTPYVVSGSVPGSTNSPGVFTSYTLGSAPTKGTVTSFNPSTGAFTYVSNVGRVTANDDIVTVLATDANGRTVTLRMAVQPTVTNNAPVVVSTTTDKGSTDSNKWRLDTLTGNNRQQTTTGRIIATDADGDTLTYSLVNSVTHAPVSTTTNGGTVTFNADGSYTYTIIKDKSYFHAAAKVGASGADVSDTFTVAVTDSFTGSVAYTTVTMSTFAVNSAPTFVSSSGVTNVFGLKTVSGIKFTDADGDTIGTTRNPSNGAAGYFAPSGFTGGTDNVQSGVGALVTFTGTYTLYVQDGYYTVNNGVITGSYAVSTPTRSWS; the protein is encoded by the coding sequence ATGCTTGCGAAATCACGCAGATTATGTCGCTGTTCGGAGCAGCTCGGGGTAATCGAGCAGAGCAAGGGAGCAACATTGGCCGCCTCCAGCCCTCGGAAGTCACGTCGGATCAAAGGTCGTCATCGCAAGCCCTCTAGCTTTGCGACAAATGATTGCTCGCGGTGGTTACTAGCTGGAATGGTCGGCACCGGGCTTGCCGCAGCTATCGCCAGCGGCCAAGGCGTCGCGTCGGCCAGCACGGGTGATTCCCCGAGTTCCGGAGATTCGTCCTCCAGCGCCGATGGAGCCGCCGGCCCGTCCAGTGGGCAGGACAATGACGACGCCGGCAGCAGCACCCGAGACACAACCCCGTCGGCATCAGAGCAAGACGACGAGTCCGCGCAGGACGACGAGTCTGCGGAGGACGAAGACGACGACGCAATTGAGGCGGACGAGGATCCCGACGATGCGCCGGACACGGATTCGGAGGACGAGGATTCCGACGAAGAACCCACGGATCCCGATGAGGTAGACGACTCACCGACGGCGACGGACGAGACCGAGGAGTCTCCCGAGGTCGAGTCGCCGGTCGAATCAACGCCCCCGGCACCACAGAGTCATCCGACGGACACGGAGGAGATCGACGCGCCGCCGGCATCCTCGTCGGCTCCGAACGGTGCCATTGAGCCCGACGAGCCGTTGGCGCCGGCGAACATCGATTCCGTGGTTGAACCGGAGCCGCCAACGGCCGCTGCACCGGTTGCCTTGGCGGTCACAACAGCCGTGCCCGGGTCGAACGAACATTTCCTGGCCGTGTTGCAGCGGGCGATCAACCGATTGGGAACCTGGCCCGGTGTCCCGCGAAACTTCGTCGACATCACCAATTACGTGACCGACCACAGCCTCGATGCCGCCAACGACCAGCTGGACGCGTTGATCTCTGCCGCTCTGCCGGGTAGTCCGGCGCGCTGGCTTCCCGATCTGCTCGAGATCGTGGGGCTCTTCGTCAAGCCGGCGCTACCCAACTTCACGTTCACCGACACTCTCAACACGCTCGGCGACTTCTTCAATCGTGTGGTGCCGCCATTCAGAATCTCCGACGGCGCAGGCACGTTCGGCATCATCACGCAGTACAAGATCATGGGTGCCGCCGTGGTGGGGACGGCAACGGTTCTGCAGGACATGCTGAACGGCATCTACGACCCGGTCCAGTGGGCGATCCATGTCATCAAGGCAACCACCGGGGCCACCGTCACCGAATCCGATCTCAGCAACTTCAGCAGTCTGTCCAGCAAAGTTGTTGCGGCGCAGGCTGCAGCACTTCTCGGCGGCGACGGCGGCGCGTTCAACGAGCCCCAACGAGCCTTCAATCTGACACTGCCCACCTGGACCGCCGCCCAGGTGAATCCCTTCACCATCGTGACCTACATCGCCGTGGTTGCCATGTACAAGCGGTTTCAGGAAATGGCCGTCCTGACAACCTTCACCACCAGCACGACCTACGACAGTTGGCATTACGCCACTCCGGGCTTCGGCCTCTACGCGGCCGGCACGTTCCATGCGGTCGATCCGGACGGGAACCCCGTGACTTTCCCCGCCGGAGGGTCCCTCGGCGCGACGTACATCTCCCAGATCGGCGGGGCAACGGTCACGGTGAACACCGTCGACGGCGGCTTCACTTACACACCGTGGTTCCAGAGTGCCGCGTTTCTGCACAGGTCGACCTCGGAGAACCCCGAGGACCGATACGACACCGTGCAGATACCGGTGCTGTCCGCAGACGGCGTCTCGTACACGCTCACCTTCAAGATCGAAATCGTCGGCGGTTCGAACGCCAATCCGACGGCAACCCACACCGTGGGCAGCTCCGACGCACTCGGCGTCGTGAAGGGCAAAGTCACCGGCAGCGATTCCGACGGCGACACGTTGACCTATTCGCTGGTCGACACGTCGGTCAACGGTGCGAGCGGCAACTCCGCTTACACCAAGAACGGCACCGGTAACGGCGGGATCGTCACCATCAACCCGACCACGGGTGATTTCACCTACGTCTCGTCGGCGACGGCGGGTGCCACTCAGAGCTTTCAGGTACGAGTGTCCGACGGCCACGGCGGCAGCGTCATCAGAACGGTCACGGTCACCAACACCACGTCGATCACCCCGACCAACGTCAACACCTCCACGCCGTACGTCGTCAGTGGCTCGGTGCCGGGTTCGACCAATTCCCCGGGAGTGTTCACCAGCTACACGCTGGGCAGCGCCCCGACAAAGGGGACGGTGACCTCGTTCAACCCCTCCACCGGAGCGTTCACCTACGTCTCGAACGTAGGCCGCGTCACCGCGAACGACGACATCGTGACTGTGCTCGCCACCGATGCCAATGGCCGCACCGTCACATTGCGCATGGCCGTCCAGCCCACGGTGACCAACAACGCGCCTGTGGTGGTCTCGACGACGACGGACAAGGGCAGCACGGACTCCAACAAGTGGCGCCTCGACACCCTGACCGGTAACAACCGGCAGCAGACGACCACCGGCAGGATCATCGCCACCGACGCCGATGGAGACACCCTCACCTATTCGTTGGTCAATTCGGTGACCCACGCCCCCGTGTCCACGACCACCAACGGTGGCACCGTCACGTTCAATGCAGACGGCTCGTACACCTACACCATCATCAAGGACAAGTCGTACTTCCACGCGGCGGCCAAGGTAGGGGCATCCGGAGCGGATGTGAGTGACACGTTCACTGTCGCAGTGACAGACAGCTTCACTGGGAGCGTCGCGTACACCACGGTGACGATGTCCACTTTCGCGGTGAACAGCGCACCCACCTTTGTCAGCTCCAGCGGGGTGACGAACGTCTTCGGACTCAAGACCGTCAGCGGTATCAAGTTCACCGATGCTGACGGCGACACGATCGGGACGACACGCAACCCCTCGAACGGAGCTGCCGGGTACTTCGCTCCGAGCGGTTTCACCGGGGGTACCGACAATGTCCAAAGCGGCGTCGGCGCTCTGGTCACCTTCACGGGCACGTACACCCTGTACGTGCAAGACGGGTACTACACGGTCAACAACGGCGTCATCACCGGTTCATACGCCGTGTCGACGCCAACCAGGTCGTGGAGCTGA
- a CDS encoding DUF1906 domain-containing protein has protein sequence MLLTRREALRYATAASALAGLGAATGVGSPPAAAAGPTLIDYAMRQIPAQDIRAAGHAGVINYVSTSRPGSSFGAKPITLPYAQSLNAAGLVIVSNYQYGKPGGTAPSDFTRGYAGGVADARTGWQLHTAAGGGQSAPIYFSVDDDIDRQTWINVALPWFRGINSVIGVQRTGVYGGIRTCQWATADGVIGRSRTPGKVWAWQTRSWSQGEIYPGAVLYQRIIDTESNPGPVVGGIRVDVNDVLAQDCGQWNFHP, from the coding sequence GTGCTCCTGACCCGGCGTGAGGCGTTGCGCTATGCCACCGCCGCGTCCGCGCTGGCGGGCCTGGGTGCCGCAACCGGAGTCGGCTCACCCCCAGCGGCGGCCGCGGGTCCCACACTGATCGACTACGCCATGCGCCAGATACCCGCTCAGGACATCCGCGCGGCGGGCCACGCCGGGGTGATCAATTACGTCTCCACCTCGCGGCCCGGTTCGTCCTTCGGCGCCAAGCCGATCACCCTGCCCTACGCGCAGTCGCTCAACGCCGCCGGCCTGGTGATCGTCAGCAACTACCAGTACGGCAAACCGGGCGGCACGGCACCGTCGGACTTCACCCGCGGGTACGCCGGCGGCGTCGCCGACGCCCGTACCGGCTGGCAGCTGCACACCGCCGCCGGTGGCGGGCAGAGCGCACCGATCTATTTCAGCGTCGACGACGACATCGACCGCCAAACGTGGATCAATGTCGCGCTGCCGTGGTTTCGAGGGATCAACTCGGTGATCGGAGTGCAGCGCACCGGCGTGTACGGGGGGATCCGGACGTGCCAGTGGGCGACGGCCGACGGTGTCATCGGTCGCTCCCGCACGCCGGGCAAGGTATGGGCCTGGCAGACCCGGTCCTGGTCGCAGGGAGAGATCTATCCCGGCGCAGTTCTCTACCAGCGCATCATCGACACCGAATCCAATCCTGGACCCGTGGTGGGCGGCATCCGCGTGGATGTCAACGATGTCCTGGCCCAGGATTGCGGCCAGTGGAACTTCCACCCGTGA
- a CDS encoding coiled-coil domain-containing protein — protein sequence MTWMRHSLRRTVCGSAAAVLVLAVSLGDVLADPAADALAKLNDLSSQALESRKAVTTAQDDVDAKLAVQTTAEERHRADLKALDVANAALAPYQQAVDQVAVMTYMSGHTGQLSAALTAQSPQGLIDGLSLQRAVATQAAGQLREFQARRERAAAAARASEKSAADARAAAQQAAAVRAELQAKLNEMLRQITAAEAQYAALTPQQQAAVDIASAPAPPPLAAMPGLPPGDVAPPGAPPLAPPPAAVLNPEALPVGVASEVGLQPNTILAARAVSHQFPQISDIGGVRPDSKPWHPSGLAIDIMIPNAGSPEGIALGDQIMTFFLSNAAQYGVQDVIWRGVYYTPGGPQGSGYGHFDHVHVTTTPRR from the coding sequence ATGACCTGGATGCGCCATTCACTTCGGCGAACGGTGTGCGGTTCGGCCGCCGCGGTCCTGGTGTTGGCGGTGTCGCTGGGCGACGTGTTGGCGGACCCGGCGGCCGACGCGCTGGCCAAGCTCAACGATCTGTCCAGTCAGGCTTTGGAGAGCCGCAAGGCTGTCACCACTGCCCAGGATGATGTGGACGCCAAGCTCGCTGTCCAGACCACTGCCGAAGAGAGGCACCGAGCCGATCTGAAGGCGCTCGACGTCGCCAATGCCGCGCTTGCGCCCTATCAGCAAGCGGTCGACCAGGTGGCGGTCATGACCTATATGAGCGGACACACCGGTCAGTTGAGCGCGGCGCTCACCGCGCAGTCCCCACAGGGACTGATCGACGGGCTGTCACTGCAGCGGGCAGTGGCCACGCAGGCCGCCGGCCAACTTCGGGAGTTCCAGGCCCGACGCGAGCGCGCCGCCGCTGCTGCCCGAGCATCGGAGAAGTCGGCCGCCGACGCCCGCGCCGCGGCGCAGCAGGCCGCAGCAGTGCGTGCGGAACTGCAGGCCAAACTGAACGAGATGCTGAGGCAGATCACCGCTGCCGAGGCGCAGTACGCAGCGTTGACGCCGCAGCAGCAGGCCGCGGTCGACATTGCCTCCGCACCTGCTCCGCCACCTCTTGCCGCGATGCCCGGTTTGCCGCCCGGTGATGTTGCTCCTCCCGGGGCCCCGCCCCTTGCTCCTCCCCCTGCTGCGGTGCTGAACCCGGAGGCGCTGCCGGTGGGGGTGGCCTCAGAGGTTGGGCTCCAACCGAACACCATCCTCGCGGCGCGGGCCGTCAGCCACCAGTTCCCCCAGATCTCCGATATCGGTGGAGTGCGGCCGGACTCGAAACCATGGCATCCGAGCGGTCTGGCGATCGACATCATGATCCCCAACGCGGGTAGCCCTGAGGGCATCGCACTCGGCGACCAGATCATGACGTTCTTCCTCAGCAATGCAGCCCAGTACGGAGTTCAGGACGTGATCTGGCGCGGCGTCTACTACACGCCGGGCGGCCCGCAGGGCTCGGGCTACGGGCACTTCGACCATGTGCACGTGACCACTACGCCGCGCCGCTGA
- a CDS encoding serine hydrolase has product MRRLRWALGGVTILSVALLIGGCEAQVSGMPPAAEVTPQAPVPVLPQAPAVEVTAPFDGLEARTRQATDDAAQSGATIETAVLDRDTGQLVTNGNSQPFPIASVVKLFIADDLLLQESQGETELSAADRRSLDVMLRSSDDSAAQSFWDRSGGNAIISRIKARYGLAGTTAPYNGHWDVTQSTATDLVRYYAMLLDGTGGLPREQADTILSNLAQFTPSGNDGYPQRFGIPDGLSAEPVAVKQGWFCCWNGGNQLHVSTGAIGPDRRFVMAIGSLDPTDAATARNNVTRAVKTMFPDGRI; this is encoded by the coding sequence ATGCGACGGCTGCGGTGGGCCCTGGGTGGGGTGACGATTCTCAGCGTGGCGCTGCTGATCGGCGGGTGCGAAGCGCAAGTCTCGGGAATGCCGCCTGCAGCCGAGGTCACCCCGCAGGCTCCTGTTCCGGTGCTACCTCAGGCGCCGGCGGTGGAGGTGACCGCGCCGTTCGACGGGCTCGAGGCGCGGACACGTCAGGCCACCGATGATGCCGCACAGTCCGGTGCCACCATCGAGACGGCGGTATTGGACCGCGACACCGGCCAGCTGGTGACCAACGGCAACAGCCAGCCCTTCCCCATCGCCTCGGTGGTGAAGCTGTTCATCGCCGACGACCTGTTACTGCAGGAGTCCCAGGGTGAAACGGAACTGAGCGCCGCCGACCGCAGATCGCTCGACGTCATGTTGCGCTCCTCCGATGACAGTGCGGCGCAGAGCTTTTGGGACCGCAGCGGCGGAAACGCGATCATCTCCCGGATCAAGGCGCGTTACGGTCTTGCGGGAACCACTGCCCCGTACAACGGGCACTGGGACGTCACACAAAGCACCGCCACCGATCTGGTGCGCTATTACGCGATGCTGTTGGACGGCACTGGCGGGCTACCCCGTGAGCAGGCCGACACGATCTTGAGCAACCTCGCCCAGTTCACCCCGTCGGGCAATGACGGATACCCACAGCGGTTTGGCATCCCCGACGGGCTCTCTGCTGAGCCGGTAGCCGTCAAGCAGGGTTGGTTCTGCTGCTGGAACGGCGGCAATCAGTTACATGTCTCCACCGGTGCCATCGGGCCCGACCGCCGCTTCGTCATGGCCATCGGTTCCCTGGATCCCACCGATGCCGCCACCGCGCGCAACAACGTCACCCGGGCGGTCAAGACGATGTTCCCGGACGGACGGATCTAA
- a CDS encoding cellulase family glycosylhydrolase → MRRRTVLQLSALVAAAAALGHAPIASAAGTRWTADQANAWYQQQGWLVGANYIPATSSNQLEMWQAGTYDPRRINGELQVARQIGFNTVRVFLHDQLWAQDRAGFLQRVNQFVGIASSHGIKPLFVLFDSCWDPHPRIGPQKAPTAGVHNSRWVQGPGAALIDKPEYQPILRDYVTGVIGAFRNDGRVLGWDLWNEPDNPAPQYSAVERSDKEEVVGKLLPQVFQWARSVNPAQPLTSGVWRGSFRNPTGIAAMQLDNSDIITFHSYAEPETFEDKIDELAPLGRPILCTEYLAREDGCTVEDILPIAKRRGVGAYNWGLIAGRTQTYFPWDSWDDPYDDIPEQWMHDLVHPDGRAFRASEIQTIQTLARSV, encoded by the coding sequence GTGCGTCGCCGAACCGTCCTCCAGCTTTCTGCCCTGGTGGCTGCGGCAGCGGCGCTGGGCCACGCCCCGATCGCATCGGCGGCAGGTACGCGCTGGACCGCGGATCAGGCCAATGCCTGGTATCAACAGCAGGGCTGGCTGGTCGGCGCCAACTACATCCCGGCCACGTCCAGCAACCAGCTCGAGATGTGGCAGGCAGGCACCTACGACCCCCGGCGCATCAACGGTGAGCTGCAGGTGGCACGTCAGATCGGGTTCAACACCGTCCGGGTGTTCCTGCACGACCAGCTCTGGGCCCAGGATCGGGCGGGGTTCCTGCAGCGAGTGAACCAATTCGTCGGCATCGCCTCCAGCCACGGCATCAAACCGCTGTTCGTCCTCTTCGACTCCTGCTGGGACCCACACCCGAGAATCGGTCCCCAAAAGGCCCCGACCGCAGGCGTGCACAACTCCCGGTGGGTGCAGGGTCCCGGCGCCGCGCTCATCGACAAACCGGAGTACCAGCCCATCCTCCGCGACTATGTCACCGGAGTCATCGGGGCCTTCCGCAATGACGGTCGCGTGCTGGGCTGGGACCTGTGGAATGAGCCGGACAACCCGGCACCCCAGTACAGCGCCGTCGAGCGCAGCGACAAGGAAGAGGTCGTCGGCAAGCTGCTGCCGCAGGTGTTCCAATGGGCTCGTTCGGTCAACCCCGCTCAGCCGCTGACCAGCGGCGTATGGCGAGGATCGTTTCGCAACCCGACTGGCATCGCCGCGATGCAACTGGACAACTCCGACATCATCACGTTCCACAGCTACGCAGAACCAGAGACGTTCGAGGACAAGATCGACGAACTCGCGCCGCTCGGACGGCCGATCCTGTGCACCGAGTACCTGGCCCGCGAGGACGGCTGCACCGTCGAAGACATCCTGCCGATCGCCAAACGGCGCGGGGTGGGTGCCTACAACTGGGGTCTGATCGCCGGCCGCACACAGACCTACTTCCCGTGGGATTCCTGGGATGACCCGTACGACGACATCCCGGAACAGTGGATGCACGACCTGGTCCACCCCGACGGCCGGGCCTTTCGCGCAAGTGAGATCCAGACCATCCAGACACTGGCCAGAAGCGTCTGA